DNA sequence from the Streptomyces cinnabarinus genome:
CGAGGCCGAGGCCACGCACATCCCCGAGGGCGTCACCGTGTCCGTCGAGGGCCTGGAGGCCGGCGCCTCCGTCCTCGCCAAGGACATCAAGCTCCCCAGCGGTGTGACCCTGGCCGTCGACGAGGACGCGGTCGTCCTCCAGGTCCTGGCCGCGCAGGCCGAGGAGGCCCCGGAGGGCGAGGCCACCGAGGGCGAAGCGGCGGCGGAGGCCTGAGCCTGATCCCTGTGGGCGGACGCCCGCAGCGGTAGCCGTATCGACCCAGCCGCCGTTTCCTGTCCGGAAGCGGCGGCTGTGGCATATCAAGGAGACATGGACGTGACTTCCGATCCGAGCGCCCCCTGGCTGATCGTCGGCCTCGGCAATCCCGGACCCGAGTACGCCATGAACCGGCACAACGTCGGGTTCATGGTGGTGGACCTGCTGGCCGAGCGGATCGGGGGGAGGTTCAAGCGGGCCGGGAAGGCGCAGGCGCAGGTCGTGGAGGGGCGGATCGGGCCGCCGGGGCCGATGAACCGGCGGGTGATCCTGGCCAAGCCGATGTCGTTCATGAACCTGTCGGGCGGGCCGGTGAACGCGCTGAAGGACTTCTACAAGGTGCCGGTGGCGAACATCGTCGCCATCCACGACGAGCTGGACATCGACCACGGCACGCTGCGGCTGAAGATCGGCGGCGGGGACAACGGGCACAACGGCCTGAAGTCGATGACGAAGGCGATGGGCTCGGACTATCACCGGGTGCGGTTCGGGATCGGCCGTCCGCCGGGGCGGATGCAGGTCGCCGACTTCGTGCTGAAGGACTTCTCCGCCACCGAGCGCAAGGAGCTGGACTACTTCGTGGACCGGGCGGCGGACGCGGTGGAGTGCCTGGTCATCGAGGGGCTGGAGCGGGCTCAGGGGACGTACAACTCGTAGTCTCCGCGGGCTCGGCGGACTCCGTCGTGAAGGCCGCGATCAGCCGCTCGGGGTCGGCCGTGCCGGGGTTGGCGGCGGCCCAGGCGAGGGCGTGTCCGTGCAGGGTGTCGCGGTGGTCAGCGGCCGGGGTGTAGTCGGCGAGGCGGGAGATCACGCGCCAGGCGGGTTCGCTGGTCCCGTGTTCGGCCAGCCAGCCGAGGGCCTGGCCGACGATGCCGTCGTCGGGTGCGCCGGCCTGTTCCCTGCGGAGCAGCAGGGGGGCGAGGACATAGGCGGCGTTCTCGGTGTCGGCGTACTTTCTCAGCCAGTTCCAGGCGTGGGTGAGCGTGGGCTGCTCGGCGTCCTTCGGCAGGTTCTCGAACTGGAGCAGATGGCACAGCACGAATCCGGCCTCCGGGATGCGGTGGTGGCGGTCCAGCCACTTCACCGCCCGTACGACGATCCGCGGATCGGGTTCCTCGGCGCCGCGCAGCCGTCGTACCGCGGCCTGGAGGAGTCGGGCGTCGCCGGGGTTGGTGAGGCCGGGGGTGAGCACCCGCCGGACCTGGCGGAGCAGCCGCTGCTCGGTCTGTCCGGGCAGCGGCGGCAGCCGGTGCAGATAGTGCAGGGCGCTGTCCTCGCCGATCTCCTCGCGTGAGCGGTCGCGGTAGAGGCGCAGCGCGATGTCCGCGGCGCGCTGGGCCTGAGCGGTGGTCAGGCGGGCGCCGAAGCGGAACAGGACGCGGACGAGGACCTGCCGCCGGTAGCCGGCCGGGTCGGCGGCGTCCTCGGCCTCGGTGTCGTCCGGGGTGCGTACGGCGGGTTCGTCGTCGCCGGAGTCGCCCGGGTCGCCGGTGCCCTCCGGGGCGGCGGGGCGCGGGCTGTGCGCCTCGGGGTCCTCCAGCCAGTCGAGGATGTGGTCGATGGTGGTGTGCATGACCTGGCCGGCGTCGAGGGTGTCGGTGGGCACGTCCCAGTAGAAGAGCATCTTGCGCAGCACGGCGAAGGCCTGCGGGGTGCGGCTGTGGGTCCCGAGCCAGTCCAGGGCGAGGCCGGCGCCGGTCTTCCGGGTGGCGGCGGGTATGTCGGCGGGCTGGGCGAGCAGCAGGTAGGGGCCGAGGACCAGGGATGCCTCCAGGCCGGTGCCGTGGGCGGTGAGCCAGGCGGTCGCACGGGTGAGCGCGGCGTTCTTCGTCGCCACGGGCAGGGGTCCGGCGGCGCGCAGCAGGCCGCCGATGATGTGGCGGTCGCTCTCCTCGGGGACCGCGGGCAACCGGTTCAGGGCTATGGCGGTGACGCGTGCGGTCTGTTCCCCGGTCAGGGCGTGGGTGCGGAAGAAGACGGCTTTGAGGAGCCGGTCGTCGGCGGCGTCGACACCGAAGGAGTCCAGCCAGTCGATGGCGGGTTCGAGGGTTCTGCGGATGATGGTGGACTCGTCGTGCTGCCGGGTGGCCAGGCCCTGCCATTCGAGGAGGTTGCGTATGACGAAGTCGGCGCCGGGGACGGTGGGGTGGAGGTCCGTCCAGGTCAAGGCCCGGTCGACGGCCTGGGTGAGCTGGTCGGGGTCGGCGCTCGCGCGCTGTCGGCGCAGCACCTGGAGGAGCGGCTGGAGGACGAAGGACGCCTGCGGGGTGTGGCCGTTGCGGGCGAGCCACTTCAGGGCGTGCTCGACGGCGCGCCGCTCCATGGTCACCGACTGGCCGCGGCGGCTGAGGACGTCGTGCAGGACGAAGCAGGCCTTCTCCCGGCGGCCGTGGACGACCAGCCAGTCCAGGGCGTAGCGGCCGAGGTGCTCGGCGAGGCCGGGCCGGACGTCGGGGTCGCGGCGGCGCAGAGTGGCGGAGATCAGGAAGGTGGCGCGTTCCCGGCCGCGGTACAGGGCGAGCCAGTCGCGGGCGGCGGTGTGCAGGAGGTTGCTGTCGTCCTCGTCGGTGCGGGCGGTGCGCATCAGGGCGGTGATGAGCCGCTCGGTGTCCGGCTGGCCGCGCAGCTGGTGGGCGAGGGCGATGGTGGTGCGGGTGGCCCGCTCGATGACGGCGGGGCCGGGCGCGGGGGCGCCGTCGCGCTGGGAGGTGAGCAGCGCGAGCAGGGCGTAACGCGCCTCGCGGGCGCCGCCGTGGGCTTCGAGCCAGGTGCGGGTGAGGGCGTCGAGGTGCTCGCGGCGCTCGTCGGCGGGGGCGTCCGGGTCCTCGGTGCGGCGCAGGGCGCTGATGAGCTGGAGGGCGTCGAGGTCGGTGGCGGTGTGCTCGTCGAGCCAGGCGCGGGCCTGGTCGAGGAGGACGGGCGGGACGGGCCGCGGGCTGTTGCGGATCGCGTCGGTCAGCAGGACCCGGACCAGCCCCGGCTGGGTGGTCCGGGCGATCCAGGGCCCGGCGAGGTCGTCCCAGGTGTCGATGACGGCCTGCTGCCAGGGGGTGGCGGAGCTCATCGAGACGAGGGTGCGCATGCCCTGGTCGGGCTTGGACAGCAGCAGCGCGAGGACGTCGGCGGCCTGCCGGGTGAGCCACGTGGACAGGGTGGCGGCGAGCCTCTTGCGTACGG
Encoded proteins:
- the pth gene encoding aminoacyl-tRNA hydrolase, yielding MDVTSDPSAPWLIVGLGNPGPEYAMNRHNVGFMVVDLLAERIGGRFKRAGKAQAQVVEGRIGPPGPMNRRVILAKPMSFMNLSGGPVNALKDFYKVPVANIVAIHDELDIDHGTLRLKIGGGDNGHNGLKSMTKAMGSDYHRVRFGIGRPPGRMQVADFVLKDFSATERKELDYFVDRAADAVECLVIEGLERAQGTYNS
- a CDS encoding caspase family protein, with amino-acid sequence MSELSGITPERTRAILVGVESYADGPFHDLDGSAQDALGHARWLRENGVPAEHIRLCVSPLDSRREQTAATARALGIPLLGADHETVRRIIRDELPEWDADLLWLTWSGHGAITSGTSRHLLIHADARPYEEAALDTANLQNALLYNPRYQRIRHKVVSIDACRNHVETLDTFGESRIGTGPPTPTAGRLLLLHATQDGDISYGDERGGAFTRALLAELDAAEEAWPPDPRPLIAQVRGRMAADADVPQIPSIDARTWDAEPLHYAGYRSRTRPSWLLTTDEVLRRLGNRGTYLTNDALPYVAPEDPAHPARPENLLVRLDDPGRGRLGAPGCGLLLTGLAGAGKTRTCLEIAALAERSGWQVLHIHDAGALSARVLFEEIQEELKDRQDQRLLLVLDYLDQHIRDRSSLDLRDLADLLHAERAGGARIACLASVRPGALAEVRERGSRTLFEEVELEQAEAHLRTVAARIFEEVAPNAFGLWGADDMARICGTRPILALLLAIAFERTLDQQDGDRPAVPPPSELVDWLNRRTRRDIASAGGATRGEPDPVLVRASTLATLACVQRRAAVEDAVDRFLERQPGTHHTGESIVDNLEALGWLVTTTDGPDTVDTIHDIVTDQLLEQSCLPQALTVDTPVLRAFLDALLGDVTTFRRAVGHLSRWAHDQSEAVRKRLAATLSTWLTRQAADVLALLLSKPDQGMRTLVSMSSATPWQQAVIDTWDDLAGPWIARTTQPGLVRVLLTDAIRNSPRPVPPVLLDQARAWLDEHTATDLDALQLISALRRTEDPDAPADERREHLDALTRTWLEAHGGAREARYALLALLTSQRDGAPAPGPAVIERATRTTIALAHQLRGQPDTERLITALMRTARTDEDDSNLLHTAARDWLALYRGRERATFLISATLRRRDPDVRPGLAEHLGRYALDWLVVHGRREKACFVLHDVLSRRGQSVTMERRAVEHALKWLARNGHTPQASFVLQPLLQVLRRQRASADPDQLTQAVDRALTWTDLHPTVPGADFVIRNLLEWQGLATRQHDESTIIRRTLEPAIDWLDSFGVDAADDRLLKAVFFRTHALTGEQTARVTAIALNRLPAVPEESDRHIIGGLLRAAGPLPVATKNAALTRATAWLTAHGTGLEASLVLGPYLLLAQPADIPAATRKTGAGLALDWLGTHSRTPQAFAVLRKMLFYWDVPTDTLDAGQVMHTTIDHILDWLEDPEAHSPRPAAPEGTGDPGDSGDDEPAVRTPDDTEAEDAADPAGYRRQVLVRVLFRFGARLTTAQAQRAADIALRLYRDRSREEIGEDSALHYLHRLPPLPGQTEQRLLRQVRRVLTPGLTNPGDARLLQAAVRRLRGAEEPDPRIVVRAVKWLDRHHRIPEAGFVLCHLLQFENLPKDAEQPTLTHAWNWLRKYADTENAAYVLAPLLLRREQAGAPDDGIVGQALGWLAEHGTSEPAWRVISRLADYTPAADHRDTLHGHALAWAAANPGTADPERLIAAFTTESAEPAETTSCTSPEPAPAPR